From a single Cryptococcus neoformans var. neoformans B-3501A chromosome 3, whole genome shotgun sequence genomic region:
- a CDS encoding hypothetical protein (HMMPfam hit to 2-Hacid_dh_C, D-isomer specific 2-hydroxyacid dehydrogenase, NAD binding domain, score: 218.9, E(): 9.3e-63) has product MTVTVAPRRKILGIGYPRFAIPEWKELAEKYDIHYFIPDERKQVMREIKRLCDEQGPFDAAYVLFGTAAYSPFHPDLLGPLFEKPGYCGLFAQGGAGYDDVDYPWLAANGCYLSNTPNAVTEATADMGILLVLAAVRGLYEAEVSVRAGQWRKGIELTDDPTEMTIGFIGLGAIGKSMAKKTKPWNMKILYHNRKPLPKEEEETLGATFVSLDELLAQSDVISLNCPLTPETRGILSDKEFEKMKDGVYIVNTARGAVIDEPALIRALKSGKVRRAGLDVLTNEPCADSPLYSMKNVTLQPHLGAFTKGTMLRGEREVFANVKQYMEIGLPVNPVNTPAKVEKK; this is encoded by the exons ATGACCGTCACCGTCGCCCCTCGCCGAAAGATCTTGGGTATCGGGTATCCTCGCTTTGCCATTCCCGAATGGAAAGAGCTCGCGGAAAAGTATGATATTCACTATTTCATCCCAGACGAGCGCAAGCAAGTCATGCGAGAGATTAAGAGGCTCTGTGACGAACAGGGGCCTTTTGATGCTGCTTATGTC CTCTTCGGAACTGCCGCTTACTCTCCATTCCATCCCGACTTGCTCGGTCCCCTCTTTGAGAAGCCTGGGTACTGTGGTCTCTTTGCTCAAGGCGGTGCAG GCTACGACGATGTCGACTACCCGTGGCTGGCTGCCAACGGATGCTACCTCTCCAATACCCCCAATGCTGTCACAGAAGCTACCGCAGATATGGGCATCCTACTCGTGCTCGCTGCCGTCAGAGGTCTCTACGAAGCTGAAGTTAGCGTCAGGGCTGGTCAATGGAGGAAAGGCATTGAGTTGACAGATGACCCCACCGAAATGACTATTGGTTTTATTGGATTGG GTGCTATTGGTAAGAGCATGGCCAAGAAGACCAAGCCTTGGAATATGAAGATTCTCTATCACAACCGAAAGCCTTTGCCCAAAGAAG aggaagagacgcTCGGAGCTACCTTTGTCTCTTTGGATGAACTCCTCGCTCAATCTGATGTCATCTCCCTCAACTGTCCTCTCACCCCCGAGACACGAGGCATCCTCTCAGACAaagagtttgagaagatgaaggatggggTATACATCGTCAACACTGCCCGA GGAGCTGTAATTGATGAACCAGCCCTTATTCGAGCTCTCAAGTCTGGCAAGGTCCGACGAGCAGGTCTTGATGTTCTTACCAACGAGCCCTGTGCCGACTCACCCCTATACAGCATGAAAAACGTCACCTTACAACCACATCTTGGAGCATTCACAAAGGGGACCATGTTGAGAGGGGAGCGGGAGGTATTTGCCAATGTAAAGCAGTA TATGGAAATTGGGCTACCTGTCAACCCTGTCAACACCCCTGCTAAAGTTGAGAAAAAGTAG
- a CDS encoding hypothetical protein (Match to ESTs gb|CF192226.1|CF192226, gb|CF185015.1|CF185015, gb|CF184952.1|CF184952), which produces MGLFDFFNNDPSGRDEVYNLDPNNQAHKAKLSHELIGGAAGFEAMKAYENHVARNGKPPSHALAKQMLAGFAAAEVDKLFETKGLDGWDREEAKRHAKAQAEQALDQSGHY; this is translated from the exons ATGG GcctctttgacttctttAACAACGACCCTTCCGGCCGAGACGAGGTCTA CAACCTCGATCCTAACAACCAAGCCCACAAGGCCAAGCTCTCTCACGAGCTCATCGG CGGTGCTGCCGGTTTTGAGGCTATGAAGGCTTATGAAAACCACGTTGCCAGGAACGGCAAGCCTCCTTCT CACGCTTTGGCCAAGCAGATGCTGGCCGGTTTCGCCGCTGCCGAGGTTGACAAGCTTTTCGAGACCAAGG GTCTTGACGGCTGGGACCGAGAGGAGGCTAAAAGGCACGCGAAGGCTCAGGCTGAGCAGGCTCTCGACCAGTCTGGTCACTATTAA
- a CDS encoding hypothetical protein (Match to EST gb|CF190083.1|CF190083; HMMPfam hit to Erg28, Erg28 like protein, score: 97.3, E(): 3.8e-26): protein MSSFLPSATAGILPYWLLLTSVAGTYNAVQNYFVIWQSKEVYAGKAEEMTFLAGRIFGAWTLLASLIRGMASYNINDPLVYNLGIGTYALATFHFTTELLVFKSVKPNRASIGPLIVGWTGLIWMLTQREHYTA from the exons ATGTCATCCT TCCTCCCATCTGCAACAGCCGGTATCCTCCCTTATTGGCTACTCCTGACCTCCGTGGCCGGCACTTATAACGCCGTTCAAAACTACTTTGTCATCTGGCAGAGCAAAGAAGTCTATGCCGGGAAGGCTGAAGAGA TGACTTTCCTTGCTGGACGAATCTTTGGTGCTTGGACTTTACTCGCCAGCTTGATTCGAGGAATGGCTTCTTATAACATTAACGATCCTCT TGTGTACAACCTTGGTATCGGTACTTATGCTCTTGCGACCTTCCACTTTACAACAGAACTGCTCGTGTTCAAGTCTGTAAAGCCCAATCGAGCTTCGATTGGGCCTCTCATTGTTGGAT GGACGGGTCTCATTTGGATGCTCACACAGAGAGAGCACTACACTGCTTAG
- a CDS encoding hypothetical protein (HMMPfam hit to ECH, Enoyl-CoA hydratase/isomerase family, score: 71.3, E(): 2.5e-18), whose amino-acid sequence MPHIALTRPRPTVWQIALTSPPDNRLVPALLSELSDALDAVEIEWRQAGGGDMDPKKREGYAGKGAGALVFTSGLPKFFSNGLDFEGSLKINNFFEEVYDPVMWRLLTFPLLTVAAINGHAFAGGMVLALCCDYRIITSGKGFMCMNEITFGSPLPNSFSALLANRIPDPQHLRDTLLARRWTQPELLKIGLVDKVVEQDKVIEQAVELGEKEGIRVAPGSWGLIKEGVFRPILESSQSYRPVARPPDAEKAFWNRVGKGKGKAKL is encoded by the exons ATGCCCCACATCGCACTCACAAGACCGCGACCTACTGTCTGGCAGATCGCACTTACCTCACCACCAGACAACCGTCTCGTCCCTGCCCTCCTATCCGAGCTTTCTGATGCTCTAGATGCTGTAGAGATTGAATGGAGACAagctggtggaggagatATGGatccgaagaagagggaaggcTATGCAGGGAAGGGGGCGGGTGCTTTGGTGTTTACAAGTGGATTGCCAAAATTCTTCAGTAATGGGCTGGACTTTGAAGGTTCGCTTAAGATCAACAACTTTTTCGAAG AGGTTTATGACCCGGTAATGTGGCGTTTACTTACCTTTCCATTACTAACGGTAGCTGCCATTAATGGACATG CGTTCGCGGGAGGTATGGTCTTAGCCCTTTGCTGTGACTATCGTATCATCACATCTGGAAAAGGTTTCATGTGCATGAATGAG ATCACTTTTGGCTCCCCGCTGCCAAATTCATTTAGCGCCCTCCTTGCAAATCGTATCCCCGACCCTCAGCATCTCCGAGACACTTTGCTCGCCCGCCGATGGACTCAGCCCGAGCTTCTCAAGATAGGTCTGGTAGACAAGGTCGTTGAGCAAGATAAAGTTATTGAGCAAGCCGTTGAACtgggggagaaggaagggattCGGGTGGCTCCTGGTAGTTGGGGTCTTATCAAG GAAGGGGTGTTTCGTCCGATCCTGGAATCTTCGCAGTCCTACCGGCCCGTCGCCAGACCTCCAGATGCTGAGAAGGCATTCTGGAACCGGGTGGGtaagggcaagggcaaggcaAAATTGTAA